Below is a window of Lacrimispora xylanolytica DNA.
TGCTGTCTGTTATCTCCGCCTTTTCCGCTTCCGCTCATAAGCTGCAGGTAGTCGATGATGACGACACTAAGACCGTATTCCAGCTTCATCTTCCGGCACTTGGAACGAAGCTCCATAATGGAGATTCCAGGGGTATCGTCGATGATCAGCTTGGAATTACCAATGACTCCGATTCCTTCTACTACGGCATCCCAGTCCGTATCGGAAAGGGTTCCCGTTCTTAGCTTCTGGGAGTCTACGTTGGATTCCATGGCAAGCATACGGTTTACCAGCTGCTCCTTTGACATCTCCAGACTGAATACCATGGCTGGAAGGCCTTTCTTAACCGCCACATGGTCTACCAGGTTCAAAACGAAGGCAGTCTTACCCATGGAAGGACGGGCCGCAATTAAGATGAAGTCAGAGGGCTGCAGGCCTGAGGTCTTATAATCTAAATCAATAAATCCAGTAGGAATACCTGTAACGGTTCCCTGGTTTTTCGAAGCTTCCTCGATCTTTTCCAGTACATTCATGGCAACCTGCCGGATTGGAACAAATTCCCCGGAATTACGGTTCTGTAACAGATTGAAGATGGTCTTTTCCGTATAAGCCATTATGGTTTCCAGTGGCTCTTTTCCTACGTAACATGTATTGGCAATCTCTTCATTGACCTTAATGAGACGCCTTAATACCGCCTTATCCCTTACAATATTAGCATAGGACTTTACATTGGCGGAGGTAGGTACTGTGGTAATGATCTCCCGGACGAACTCCAGGCTGGATACCTCAGGCGGTACATCCTTTTCCTTTAACCGGTTTTGTAGAGTTACTAGATCCACGGGCAGGTTCTCATTAAAAAGCTCCAGCATGGCCTCAAACATGATGCCATACTGGTGCTGATAAAAGTCTCCTGCGGTTACGATCTCGGAAGCTGAGATAATGGCGTCCCGGTCCATCAACATGGAACCAATGACAGACTGTTCTGCTTCTATGCTGTGGGGGAGCACCCGCTTGATCAGGGCGTCATCCATGGTTTTGCCTCCTAGCTTTCTATTACCTTAACAATCAGTTTTGCAGTTACTTCTTTATGAAGCTTAATGGGTACTTCGTGAGAGCCAAAGGTCTTAAGTGGCTCAGGAAGAACCAGCTTCTTTTTATCAATATCAAGTCCAAGCTGAGTTTGAATGGCCTGGGATATCTCCTTGCCTGAAACGGAACCAAACGCTCTTCCGCCCTCTCCTGCCCGGATAGACAGTGTGATGGAAAGCTCTCCTAACTTCGCTGCAAGCTCTTTGGCAGCCTCTAACTGCTCTGCCTGGATCTTAGCTTCGTTAGCCTTCTGAAGCTTTAAGTCATTTAAGTTCTTTGAAGTTGCTTCGATTCCAAGCTTCTTTGGGAGAATGAAATTTCTAGCATATCCATCGTTCACCTTAACGATTTGTCCCTTTTTTCCTAATGCCTTTACGTCTTCTAATAATACAATATCCATTATGATATGTCTCCCTTCTCTAACATCTCTTTGATAACCGCTTTTAAGCGGGTTTTTGCTTCTTCAATGGTCACATCCGCAAGCTGTGCGCCTGCTATGGTACGGTGGCCTCCGCCTCCCAGCTTTTCCATCATGACCTGGACATTTACCTCGTCAATGGAACGGGCGCTCATAAACACCGTATTGTTATAATGTGACATTACAACGGATGCCTTAATGCCTGCTATATCAAGAAGCTCATTGGCCGCCTGAGCCCCAATGACCGTAGGGCTTCCAATTCCTTCCGACGGGCAGACACTGATTGCAAAATATTTTTCAAAAATCTCTGCCTCACGAACTGCTTCTGCTTTTGCCTTGTAATCATCAAGATCATCCCGAAACAGCTTTCTCACACGGACCACATCAGCTCCGTTTCTCTTAAGAAATGCCGCCGCTTCAAAGGTTCTGACTCCAGTCTGATTGGTGAAATTATGAGTATCAATGACGATTCCCGCATACAGGGCGTCTGCCTCTGCAGACTTAATCTTAATTCCATCCGCAATATACTGAAGCACCTCCGCAACCATCTCACAGGCTGAGGAAGCGTATGGCTCCACATAGGATAAGACTGCATTGTCGATGATCTCACTGCTTTGTCTGTGATGATCCAGAACCACAATGGTCTTTACCATGCGTAAAAGCTCAGGGGCATCGGTAATGCTGGGACGGTTTACATCCACAACCACCAAAATGGTGTTGGCGTCCACAAGCTCTGCTGCCTTTGCTCCGGTGAGGAACAAATCATCGGGATAATCGGGATTTCCAATAAACCGGTCCTGCAAGGGACGAACGGAAGTGGTTACTTCATTAATAATGATGTGAGCCTTTTTATTCAGGGCTGTTGCAATACGGTAGATACCAACTGCGGCTCCAAAGGAGTCTACGTCTGTGAGCCGGTGCCCCATGATTAAGAGCCTGTCTTTGGTTTCCATAAGCTCTCTTAAGGCATGAGCCTTGACACGGGCTTTGACACGGGTGGTCTTTTCTACCTGAGGTGCCTTGCCTCCAAAGAACTGAATCCGCTCCCCATCCTTTACAACGGCCTGATCACCGCCACGGCCCAGGGCCATATCAATGGCGATTCTGGCAAAATCATAGTTTTTGTAATACGTGTCCCCGTTCATTCCAAGTCCAATGCTTAAGGTCACTGCCATCTCATTGCCGATATTCACGCCTTTTACTTCTTCTAAAATGGAAAAGCGGCCTTCTTTCAGCTCCGGAATATAGGACTGCTTAATGGCAATAAAATACTTATCTTTTTCCAGCTTCTTCACAATACCATTCATGTTGGTAATGTACTTTGTAATCTTACGATCAATGAGCGCCGTAAGAAGGGAGCGGCGGACTTCTTCCACGCTCTCTAAGGCTTCCTCATAATTATCCAGATAAATGAGTCCTGCGACCATCTTTTGGTCATCGACCATCTGCTTGTAAGTAAGGATCTCAGTCTCATCAAAAAGATAGACCGCTACAAGGGTCTCTCCCGCAGCATCCATATCCACGGCCTGACCGATTCCGTGAGAAGAGCCTTCCATGGTCACTGTCTTTAAATGAATCTTATATTTTCGGTCATTTAAGGTTGCATGAAGTTCCGCTGTTCCGTTACTCAGCTTAAGAGCTTCTTTTGTTATCTCTGGAAATATGGTGGTTATGTTCTTTCTTGTTACCTTAAGAGGCTTTTCCTCTCCCAGGACTTCTGAAAGCGCCGCGTTCCCCCATAAGACACGCCCATTCTCATCTGCGATTCCGTAGGGAAGCTCCAGATCGGTAAGAAAATTCTTCTGCATCCAGGAATATTCTGCGGAAAATTCCACAAGGCCTCCAAGCAGACGCTGCCTTCTGTAAGCGTAAAGCCAGACTGCAAGCCCCGTATACAAAAGCGTGAACAGGGCCATGATGATCCCTGCCTTTGCACTGACTGCACCTATGATCATATTCGCAATGATCCAAAGCGCACTCAGATAAAGCGGCCACTGCATATAGGCTCTCAGCTGCCCCCTTATTTTAAACTTCTCTTTCATATCTTTCTCCTTATGGAAAAAAGGGTCTTTTTTCACTATTTCCTTATTATAACATAGGAAAATGGGTTCGTCCATTAAAAGAAAACCCACCCTGGCAGAGACAAACAAAGGAAATACGATTATTCTCCAATGCCATATTCCACAATATACTGATCCACAATGTTTTTAATCTGGGGCTTTTTATAAGGTTTGATGATAAACCCGTAAGCCTTAATCTTCCACGCTTCCAGAGAAAAACCGGGGATTCCGGAAAGCAAAACTACCTCCGGCGGATTCGCCAGCTCATAAAGCTTGGCTGCTAAGGTAATGCCGCTGATATCTGGCATCACAACGTCAGAAAATACCAGTTGTACTGGATGTTCCTTTATATACTGCATGGCTGTAACAGCATCGCTGAAACTGCCTAATAGTTCGACCTCTTTCATCTCTTTTAAAATTCTGGTTATTTTATCTAATAATTCCTCCGAATTATCAATTGCTACCACTTTGATGCCCATAACGCCTCCCAGGTTATTCGTGTAAATTTTCTATTTGTAATAGGAATAATATATATTATACATAGTTTCTACCATTGTATCAATGAAGATGTATTTCTTTATTATTTCCCTATGATTCATTGGCAAACAGCATTTTATTGATAAAAACAATGATTGTCCCAATACAAATTGAAAAAGGCAATTGGAGGTTCCTGGCCCATTATGATAAGATTATAACAATAAATATATACAAAGGAGTGTTTGAATATGGAAATGAAAAAAGAGGTCAGTGTAGAAAAAATCAAGAAAGAGGCAGAAGAATTATATCGTGGTGGTTTTTTCTGTTCAGAAGCTGTTGTTTGTTCTATTCGAGATAATTTTGAACTTGACGTTCCAGATACGGTCATTTCCATGGCTTCCGGGTTTCCCATTGGAATTGGACGCTCCAAATGCGTATGCGGGGCAGTATCCGGGGGAGTGATGACACTTGGACTTTTCTTTGGACGAACAAAACAAGGTGACCCAAAAGTTGAAAAAAACCTTTTATTAGCCAATGAACTTCATGATTATTTTAAAACTGCCAACGGAAAGAACTCTCTTTGCTGCCGTGTACTCACAAGAGGATTTGATATGGGAAGTGGGGAACATAAGGAGCAATGCATTGCATTTACCGGATTGGTTGCTGAAAAAGTAGCACAGATTGTCATACGGGAATTTAATCTTGTAAATACAGATGAACTTGTGGCAGCGAGGTGACTTCATGACTGACTTCATCAAACGAGTGCCAATTCCAATGTCTGGAGTTATGCTTGGTTGTGCGGCTCTGGGCAATTTACTTCAGAGCTATTCCAATGGCCTTCGCTATCTGTTTGGAATCATATCATTTCTTCTATTGATGCTGCTGGTACTTAAAATAACAATGTATCCTTCTGATGTTAAGAAGGATTTAAAGAATCCAATTATAATGAGCGTTTCGGCTACATTTCCTATGGGGGTTATGCTGCTATCAGTTTACATAAAGCCTTTTTGGAGTCCATTGGCTTTAATCCTCTGGCTTTTGGCCATAGCACTTCATCTCCTTCTTATATGTGCCTTTACTTATCGATTTATGAGAAAGGTGAATCTTAAGAATGTATATGTCAGCTATTTTATTGTATATGTAGGGATAGCCGCTGCAGGTGTTACTTCTCCAGCTTACCAAATGACGCTCATTGGTACTGCCGCCTTCTGGTTTGGATTCATCAGCTTCCTTGCTTTACTTCTATTGGTTGGATATCGTTATGTTAAATATACTGAGATACCAGAGCCTGCCCAGGCATTGTTTTGTATTTTTGCAGCACCTGGAAGCTTGTGCCTGGCGGCTTACCTACAATCAGTGGAAAATAAGAGTCTGATCCTTATAATAGGACTTGCCATACTTTCTTTTCTATTATATGTCCTTGTACTGACACGGCTAATTCCACTATTGTGCCTGCCATTCTACCCAAGTTATTCTGCCTTTACATTTCCATTTGTTATCAGTGCCATTGCATCGAAGCAGACGGCAGGCTATCTGGTTAAAAATGGGTTAGAAATTTCAGTCGTACAGTCAATCATATGGATTCAGACTATTGTTGCTGTAATACTTGTCTGCTATACTCTTTTGCGATACACTATGTTTTTATTACAGATTAAGGCAGCACCTGTGAACACACAGACGGCCAGATAATCCATAGTTACTTCACAAAAAAGTTCATGATATCCTGTCTCATGCTAAGGGGCATACGTTTCTTGGGATATCCAGTTCGGAATAACATCTGTATGGTGCCATCTTTTGGAGCGTACTTTTGCTTAAACTTGGTATATAAGTGGTTCATTTCCGGATATTCTTCCAGAACCTGACTGAGTGGCTGCATAGCTAGACCCATGGTATGTCCTGTGAGCACAAGCCGGCTGTAAATCATTCCGCTCCTGACCTGGGTTGCCCGGTCGTTTCTTTCGGTTACAATCATAACGTAGGCTGGAGCGTTTTTGGCGGAGGTCATAGTTGATTTAATAAAGTTCTGGCTGGCCGCCTTTCCTGAATTGAGGGACGGGAACATCGTGAGCATTCCCTGCAAAACTGGTTTCATAAGGCCACTTGTTCCCTGCCCTTCCACGGAAAAACCGTAACGGTACCTATTTTTCTGATGTTCGTTGGCACGGAATATGGTATTTGTTTCTTCCATCACCCGGGGAACTCCTGCTTCCATTATGGCACTTTCGATAACACAAGCTGTAATGTAAGAATGATCGGATTGCTCCTTATATACCTTTACTGAAATATCAGATGTATCAGAAGCTGATTCCAGACTGGAAATCTCATATGGAGAAAGCTCATGGTCCCAGTAAGGCATTCGGTTTGTATCTGGCATGTACATGGCGTTATAAAGCGGAGCTTCCTCTTGTTGAGCGCTTTCTAAGGTAATTTTTGCCACCGGCAGAGTATCCATGCTATGAAGTAAATTTTCTTCGTCATACTCTCCATTGGGAAATAGCTTAATCTTTACCTCCCATCCCTCTTTTTCACCTGCCACTGAAACGTATTCTAAAAAGGTTCCCTGAGATATCATCATCTGACGAAACTCTGGATCTACTTCTTTTGTAATGCGCTCAGGGTTGGCATAGAGATAAAACGACAAGGAATCGATAGGGTCAAGCCTTAAGGTCCAAGGCTGCATGTTATGTCCGCTTGACGCTAAGATACCTCTTGCAGCCAGACGGATTCGTGGATCATTATAATTGTTGGAGTATTCCTTTGACCATGGTTTTAAATATTCTTGCTTCATGAAACCTCCACTGATAATAAAAAGTGCGATGAATAGAACTATGATGGCCACAGCAAGGGAAAGCAGCCCATTTGCCACGACATCAGAGGATTTATCTCCCTTCATGTTATATTTCTCCTTTTACGCCAATTAAATGCATCACCATATGGAAGGAATCCGTAACAAAGTCTTCGGGGGAGACGTTATGATACACTTTTAGATAATCCTTTTTTCTTTCTCTTGTATTAAATACTCCCACAGTAAACGCCCATAAAATCATAGCTGTCTTTTCGCTGTCAAGTTCTTTTCTCACACTTCCCTCTTCCTTACCTCGATCCAATGATTTGGAGAGATAACTAAAGATTTGTTCACCCAATTCATAGCATTCATGGATTGCGGCATCTTCTACACCGGTATATTGGTCACAATCCTTTGTTTCATATTCCATGATGGCTTTAAAGTATGGGGCGCACTCCTGGCTGAACTGATAAAAGGATAAGAAGATGGTACGCAGCTCATCCAAGGCGTTCACCTGTTTTTTTTCTTTAAAATTATTTTCCAGCTTTGCAATCAGCAGGCGATATCCTCGTATCATAATTTCAAAATAGATTTGTTCCTTGCTGCTAAAATACATATAGATCGTTTTTTTCGTAAATCCAGCTTCTTTTGCAACGTTATCCATAGAAGCATTCTCAAATCCTTTTGAAAAAAAGACTCGTTCTGCGGCGTCAATGATATGACCTTTCCTCAATTCTTTTTCCTTCATGCTGTGTTCTTTTCGTCCCATGATACCACCTTATATTGCTGCATTTATTTTAAGTATACTAACAGTTTACTTAATATGAATATATGCCTTATTTACTCATTTGTCAACCAATCATAATTATTTATTTTTCATTTTTAAAATTCTTGATAATTATTAATCTAAGAATAATGATATAGCCTTGGTGAACATTTTTTGGCATCGTCTTTTACTGGCTTGTTTTATTTAGATATTCTTCCAGGCAGATACCTCTTTTGTATATTTCAGCTGCCGCTTCCTTTCCAACATAACGGTAATGCCAGGGTTCATGGATTACCCCGGTTATATCCGTCTTGTCGGCTGGGTAGCGAAGAATGAATCCAAATTTATAACTATTCTTTCTGAGCCATTCATAAACGTCGTTTCCAGTGGATTTCATTTTGTCTGCATTGATATCCACTGATAAACCAATTTGATGTTCACTTGTTCCTGGAACGGCAACCCACTCCTCGGCTTTGGTCCTGGCCTCTTCCTGGGAGTGTCCTTTCCCTTTGTATTCAGCAATCTTTTCTTTCATCAAGCTTTTTTGCCTCATTTCAGTTCTATATCCAGACGCTGCAATGGGATAGATGTTTTCACTTCTGGCTGCATCGAACATTTCCTGCAATTCAGGATAGATCCGTTTGTCTACTGATTGTCCATTTGTTAATTCCATTAGTTCCACTTCATAATTATCTGGAATGGTATTCCACTTATTAACTAAAATTAAGTTCCATGGGGTTTCCTCACTCCTGGTATTAGGAGCCGGGATATTGGTATTAATTGCATGGATGGGAGGCATCTGCCACTCTTTACTGCCAAGCGGATTTTTATCCTTTATCAAGCCAAAAGCGGTTACTGCCATTGCAAGGCAACCGCATAGGAATAAAAAGGTGGGAATTCTTCTGAACCTGTTTTTACGCCTTGCTTGTCTGCGGGGTTTATATCTATCAACATTATGGTTATTTACTTCCTGTTTCATGGTAATCTTCCTTTCTCATTTGGATCAAAACTCATATAAAAAGCTCCTGTTTCGTAATTATCTTACCAAACAGGAGCTTTTGTGATTTTAATATTTTGTTGTTTAAATCCTAAGAAAATCCTAATACCAAGTGGATAGAACCTAAAGGGACTGGGGCAGGGTAACCGTGAATATGATGGTTTTATTTTCACTTTGCGCAGTTATGCTGCCACCATGCAAGGAAATAATTTCTTTTGCTATGACTAGACCTAAGCCAGCTCCCCCAGTGTTTGAAGTCCGGGCTTCGTCAATTCGGTAAAACTTTTCAAAAATTGCAGAAAGTTTTTCCTGTGGAATCGTGTGTCCTTTATTATGAAATGAAATAACTACCTCATTTTCTTCTTCCATAGCTGAGATGATGATATCCGTATTTGGATAGCTATATGCTATTGCATTTTTTAATATGTTATTGAAAACCCTTGCCAGGTTTCCAGGATCTCCATAAGCGGTTAGATTCTCATCTGCCTTGAGGGTGACTGTATTTCCTTTTTCAGATAGAATGGGGGTGAGCTCATCTATTAATTGTACCAGCATGTAGTAAAGGTCTATCTTTTCTTTTTCTATTTTAATTTGCTGGAGATTATAGCGTGTTATTTCAAAGAATTCATTGATCATCTTCTCCAAACGGTACGCTTTATCCAGGGTTATGTGCACATACTTTGCCTTCTGCTCCAGGGGCATATCAGGAGCTTCCTCTAATAAACTTAAATATCCGATCACCGATGTAAGCGGGGTTCTTATGTCATGGGCTAAATACATAACCAAATCATTCTTTCGCTGTTCGGCGATCTGGACATCTAAGGCCCGTTTTTGAAGGGTTCGCTTTACTGTGTTCAATTTTAGTTCAATGGCTGACATTTCTGCTGGCAAGGAGATAATCCTATCCTCTTCTAGTAACGCGTCAATTCCTTGATTGATTGCATTAAAATACTTTGTAAACCAGTTAAGGAAAAATATTAGAAATACAAAAAATACGAATACAATTCCGATCACCCAAATCAACTCCGCATAATCGCGAAATATATGACGGTATATATAGAGTGCATCGCCATATTCCATCCCAAGGATTTTTTGTAAGATGGAAACAATGGCGTCTCCTCCTTTTCCACTCCATAAGGTCTTATACAAAACAAATATAATTAGAAAAGCAAATACCATCATTCCTAGAAACCGGAAAAACAATTTATATTTTAACTGAAAATAGTCCGCTTTATACTTATCCTTCAATTTTATAACCCACTCCCCATATGGTTTTAATATACTTTGGTTTATCTACCGTATCGTTCATCTTCTCTCTCAGATGACGAATATGGACCGTAATCGTGTTGTTACTTTTGCTGTAATACTCGTCCTGCCAAATCTTATGAAATAATTCCTCTGCACTGACTACATTTCCTTTATTCTCTAAAAGAATGCGAAGAATCGAAAATTCCGTGGGAGTCAGAGCGAGTGGTCTTTCATCCAACGTGCACTCGTGGGTCTTAATGTCCATCAACAAACCGGAATGGGCAATTACAGACTCCTCAGATTCCGTGGAATGAGATGGATTGTATTTTTTATATCTACGTAACTGGGCTTTTACTCTTGCTACCATCTCAAGGGGGCGAAAAGGCTTTGTAATATAATCATCTGCTCCTAATGTCAAACCTGTTATTTTATCAATCTCTTCATCTTTTGCTGTCAGCATAATAATTGGGTAGGTGTGCTGCTCCCTAATCTTCTGACATAGCTTAAATCCACTCATATCCGGCAGCATGACATCTAATATAGCAAGATCAAGTACTGTGGTTTCAATACAGGCAAGGGTATCTCTTGCTGAATAAAATTTATAAACCGTGTATCCTTCATTGTTTAGATATAGTTCCACTAAGTCCGCAATTTCTTGTTCATCGTCTACAATCAGTATCTTTTCCTGCATATCTTTGATTCTCCTTTCCATGGTTATGGAGGACAGCTTATTTTATCAGTTTTCCAAACGCTAATTATCATTTTTTTACTGAGATATTATTAAGATTTCCCTAACATTATATACTTCACCCACAATATTATCAAGAAACAAGGGATTTAGTAGGGGCTTGCTTAAATGCTATTAGGTAGCACTTGGTATGTCTGTCTCATAAATTATGACTTTTGCATACTATGTCTTTGTATAGCAATTTTAAAAAACAGGGGGTATATTATGCAAAATGTTGTGACAGACCCAATGAGTAAATATCAGACAAAGCTCCCTCTCTCTTTTGTTAAAAACAGCGGGCAGGAAGATAGCAGAGTCACTTTACTACAAACTATAAAGGACGGCGTTTTTTCTTTTCTTCGGATCGGATCACTTCAGTGGAACTAGAACCCATAGATGAAACAGTACCAGAAAACCCTAGAAATGGCGTAGCCCTGGAGCTTTCCTTTATAAATGCAAATACAGGTCTGACACCAGAGGGCGTTTCTCAGCAATCAGGCTATCACCATTATCTTAAAGGAAAAGACTCGTCAAAAAGGAGAAATGGTGTTCCTCATTACAAAGAGCTTCGCTATCCTGCTGTCTGGGAGGGCGTGGATTTAGAGTTATCGGCAAGTTTAAATGGCATGAAGATGAACTGGGTTTTAAACGAGCCAAGCAGAGTTTCCTCCATTCGCCTTCATTGGGCAGGTCTAACCTCCTCTACCGAATTTCCCGCCACTCCTGGTGCATACCAGACATCTTTAAATGGAACCAGTGATGCGTTTGTGATCAAGACAGGTTTTGCATTTTACCGTCAGGCTTCCGTTGAATAAAAGGATTGATCTAGGGGATTTAAGAATAAAAATTAAGAGGTGTTTATTATGCAGAATATTGTCACGAATCCTTACAATGAATATAGAACAAAACTCCCTCTCTCCTTCGTCAAAAATAATGGGCAGGAAGATATCAGGGCTCACTTTTCCACAAACTACAAAGGACGGCGTTTCTTCTTTTCTTCTGACAGAATTACTTCTGTGGAGCTGGAACCTGTGGATGAACCCATACAGGAACCAGATGATCTCATAGAGTCACCAATACCATCAGGAATACCTCGAAACGGTGTTGCTGTAGAACTTTCATTCGTAAATGCAAATCCCACCCTTACTTTAGAGGGAGTATTACCCCAACCAGGGTACCACCACTTTTATAGGGGAAATGACTCTACAAAATGGAGCAATGGCATTCCCCATTATAAAGAACTTCACTATCCCGCTGTCTGGGAGGGCGTTGATCTGGAGCTTTTGGGTGGTCAAGAAGGCTTGAAGATGAACTGGGTTTTAGATGGTCCGGACAGAGTTTCTTCTATACGATTACACTGGGCAGGAGCCGACAGTCTGGAACTAGACGCCGCAGGAAACCTACTTGTGCATCATGCTTTGGGGACATTGACTGATTTGGCTCCCATTGCCTATCAGGAAATAGATGGGGAAAGAAAGCCAGTGGATTGCGTTTACCGGTTATATGGAAGCTTTGATCTTGGTTTTGAGCTGACAGGTAGCTATATTGAGAATACTCCACTTATCATTGATCCAATCTTAATGTACGCCACCTACCTGGGTGGCAGCTTAACAGAAAATGCAAGAGGTATTGCTGTAGATACTCAGGGCTGCGCTTATGTTACGGGAACTACTACTTCCGTTGATTTTCCTATAACACCTGGCGCTTTCCAGACCACCGCTGGAGGTGTGAATGATGCATATGTTACTAAATTTGCCAGCGATGGCAGCTCCCTTATATATTCCACCTATCTGGGAGGCAGTAATGGTGCTTCTGCCAACTCCATTTTCTTGGATACACAAGAATGCGCTTATATTACAGGTTCAACAGGTTCCACCGATTTCCCCATTACCCCAGGGGCATACCAAACGACACCTGGTAGCTTATATGTTACTAAACTTGCGCCAGACGGGGGAAGTTTAATTTACTCTACCTATTTAGGTGGCACAGTTAGTGGGTCGTCTAGTAACGGCATTGTAGTTGATCTTCAGGGGCATGCTCATGTTGCAGGATATACCTCTGACACTAATTTTCCTATTACTCCAGGTGCATTTCAAACTACGAATTTGGGCCTCTCTGGTAGTGGATTTATCACCAAATTTTCCACTGACGGAGGAAGCCTTATCTACTCCACCTTCCTGGGGGGTACTGGTCAGGATATTATTAATGACATTACTGTTGATACTCAAGGTTACGCTTATGTTACAGGCGCTACCAGTTCTACCGATTTCCCTGTAACACCAAGCGCTTTTCAAACAACGTTCACAGGAAGTTCCACATTTATAACAAAACTTGCCCTTGATGGAAGTGCTCTTATTTACTCCACCTTTTTGTCTGGCACTAGCAACTCCTCGGGCCGTAGCATTTCTGTAGATACTCAAGGTAATTCTTATATTACAGGACGGGTTGACGGACCTGGTTTTCCTGTAACAGCTAACGCTTTTCAAACAACCTATGGAGGAGGAGCAGCAGATACCTTTGCCACCAAGTTATCTCCAGGCGGGGATAGTCTTATTGCCTCCACGTATTTAGGTGGAACGGTAGCTGATGTTAATTATAGTGGTGCGATTGACATGCAAGGCCATATTTATGCGGCTGGATACACCACTTCGCCCAACTTTCCATTAACCCCGGAAGTAATACCTTCTGTCCCCGGGGGTATATATATCAGCATTTTTTCCGCAGATTTGGCAAAACTTCTA
It encodes the following:
- a CDS encoding TetR/AcrR family transcriptional regulator; translation: MGRKEHSMKEKELRKGHIIDAAERVFFSKGFENASMDNVAKEAGFTKKTIYMYFSSKEQIYFEIMIRGYRLLIAKLENNFKEKKQVNALDELRTIFLSFYQFSQECAPYFKAIMEYETKDCDQYTGVEDAAIHECYELGEQIFSYLSKSLDRGKEEGSVRKELDSEKTAMILWAFTVGVFNTRERKKDYLKVYHNVSPEDFVTDSFHMVMHLIGVKGEI
- a CDS encoding M15 family metallopeptidase; the encoded protein is MPPIHAINTNIPAPNTRSEETPWNLILVNKWNTIPDNYEVELMELTNGQSVDKRIYPELQEMFDAARSENIYPIAASGYRTEMRQKSLMKEKIAEYKGKGHSQEEARTKAEEWVAVPGTSEHQIGLSVDINADKMKSTGNDVYEWLRKNSYKFGFILRYPADKTDITGVIHEPWHYRYVGKEAAAEIYKRGICLEEYLNKTSQ
- a CDS encoding sensor histidine kinase, whose product is MLKPYGEWVIKLKDKYKADYFQLKYKLFFRFLGMMVFAFLIIFVLYKTLWSGKGGDAIVSILQKILGMEYGDALYIYRHIFRDYAELIWVIGIVFVFFVFLIFFLNWFTKYFNAINQGIDALLEEDRIISLPAEMSAIELKLNTVKRTLQKRALDVQIAEQRKNDLVMYLAHDIRTPLTSVIGYLSLLEEAPDMPLEQKAKYVHITLDKAYRLEKMINEFFEITRYNLQQIKIEKEKIDLYYMLVQLIDELTPILSEKGNTVTLKADENLTAYGDPGNLARVFNNILKNAIAYSYPNTDIIISAMEEENEVVISFHNKGHTIPQEKLSAIFEKFYRIDEARTSNTGGAGLGLVIAKEIISLHGGSITAQSENKTIIFTVTLPQSL
- the vanR gene encoding VanR-ABDEGLN family response regulator transcription factor, encoding MQEKILIVDDEQEIADLVELYLNNEGYTVYKFYSARDTLACIETTVLDLAILDVMLPDMSGFKLCQKIREQHTYPIIMLTAKDEEIDKITGLTLGADDYITKPFRPLEMVARVKAQLRRYKKYNPSHSTESEESVIAHSGLLMDIKTHECTLDERPLALTPTEFSILRILLENKGNVVSAEELFHKIWQDEYYSKSNNTITVHIRHLREKMNDTVDKPKYIKTIWGVGYKIEG
- a CDS encoding SBBP repeat-containing protein → MQNIVTNPYNEYRTKLPLSFVKNNGQEDIRAHFSTNYKGRRFFFSSDRITSVELEPVDEPIQEPDDLIESPIPSGIPRNGVAVELSFVNANPTLTLEGVLPQPGYHHFYRGNDSTKWSNGIPHYKELHYPAVWEGVDLELLGGQEGLKMNWVLDGPDRVSSIRLHWAGADSLELDAAGNLLVHHALGTLTDLAPIAYQEIDGERKPVDCVYRLYGSFDLGFELTGSYIENTPLIIDPILMYATYLGGSLTENARGIAVDTQGCAYVTGTTTSVDFPITPGAFQTTAGGVNDAYVTKFASDGSSLIYSTYLGGSNGASANSIFLDTQECAYITGSTGSTDFPITPGAYQTTPGSLYVTKLAPDGGSLIYSTYLGGTVSGSSSNGIVVDLQGHAHVAGYTSDTNFPITPGAFQTTNLGLSGSGFITKFSTDGGSLIYSTFLGGTGQDIINDITVDTQGYAYVTGATSSTDFPVTPSAFQTTFTGSSTFITKLALDGSALIYSTFLSGTSNSSGRSISVDTQGNSYITGRVDGPGFPVTANAFQTTYGGGAADTFATKLSPGGDSLIASTYLGGTVADVNYSGAIDMQGHIYAAGYTTSPNFPLTPEVIPSVPGGIYISIFSADLAKLLVSYCLGDWGAYNMTVGREGAVYVTGQTFSTEFPATPGAFQTTLNGASDAFVTKTGFAFYRQASVEIDGITTMTF